Genomic DNA from Fimbriimonas ginsengisoli Gsoil 348:
AGACTCGATCTCTGGGATGCCCGCAAGCACCCAGAAGAAAGCGGGTCCGTAGTCGCGCTCGGCCTTGGTGCCGACCGAGACGGTTTTGTCCCGGCCGGGCCGATAAGTCTTAACCTGCACATGGGCGAACCGCGTCCCCGCCTTGTTGCTGACGAGCACGTCCGTGTTCGGACAGTTGCCCAGCGTCAAGACGGCCACCAGCCCCCGCCGGCAAAGTTCGCCCGCGACGAAGAACTGGCTCGACGCTCCTCGGTGGGATTTGTCTTCAGCCATTCGGCTCCCCCATCGGGGCCGATTCAGCCACGAACATTACCATTCTTCGTCTTCTCCCGTGGCAATCACATCTTCGATTTCGGACACTTCGACCGAATCTTCGGTGAGCAGCTTTTCAAGTGATTCCGGTGACCCATCAAACTTATCGAGGTCAACGGTCACGGCAATGCGACCAGTGACTTCCACGTTCATGATCCTTTGCCCTTCGTAGTAGTGATCGTTGTCGTAGGAGGTCACGGAAATCGACTCCATCTCGTCAAGCCCCATCGTGTAGTAGTCCGATTTATAGATGTAGAAGTCGGCATAAACCTCCATCTCAAATGAGAAGGGGATCGCTACAACACCACCTCCAAAATCCTCGACTTCTTCCCAGTCCAATCCTATATCCGCCGGGACGTCGTACATGCTGATGACGGCTTCGTTGTCATCGCTGGGTATCAGTCGCGAGGAGAAGCTGTACCCCTCGACCTCCGCCTCCATCTTGCTATGCACAAGGGCCAGGATCTCGTTTTCGAGCTTCCGGAGGGACGGCATAAGTTCGGGTCCCACCAGAGCTTTGTGGAAATCAGGGAGCTTTACAAACGTCTCCAGTGAGGCATGTTGGGAGACCTCTGCCAGATTCCCCACAGCTTTCTTGAGCGCTTTGTCTGCAGTTACGATGTGGAGCGGCTTGTGGGTCGTCGCCAAATCCTTCACGACTTCAAAAATGAACCCGTCCGGGAATCCTTCCCGCTCCTTGATATGCTTGAAGGGTGAGTGCCCCGCAAAGTACCCGTCGACGACATTGGCTCCATGATGGTAGGCGACCGAATGAAGCACTACCTTGTGTGATTTAAGCCAAGCCGCATACTCATCGGTGATCCACCTGGCCGCGCCGTCTACTGCACTCTGGAGCGTGTCCACGATCGGGGCGGGATCTGTCGGGAAATGCGACCCAGCCGATTTCATCGCGTTACGTGCGTTCGCGACCGCATTGCGCAGAGGCGCGCAATGATTCTCAACTAGGTGAGACTCGAACTCGCGGCTCGCGACGTCGGGCAGATGAATGGTGACTTCGTCCAGCTGAACGAGTTTTCCGAGCACCGAGAATGGCGCAGATTTCCTCTTGGGGTCAGAGCGCAGGACGTTTGTGTCTAGCACAACGTGAACCAAGCTAAATCACCTCCAGTTCGCGAAGATGATCGCGCAGCTTCGTCCTAACCTCGACCAACTCGCCTTCCAGCCGATCGATTTCCACCTGTAAGGCTTTCAGGTCCACGGGAGCCGCTTCCTCGAACGTGTCGATGTAGCGCGGGATATTCAGGTTGAAGTCGTTTTCGGAGATTTCGGCAACGGGTACGCGGCGGCTGTACTTTGGCCGTTCCTCCCGGCCGTGGTAAACAGCGGCGATCGCCTCGATGTCCGACTCGCGAAGATAGTTCTGGTTCTTGCCGGCTTGGAAGTCGCGGCTGGCGTCGATGAACACTACGTCGGTCCGCCCTGCGTTCTCTCCTCCAGGTTCTCGGGAGCGGTCGAAAATCAGAATGGCGGCCGGAATGCCGGTGCCGAAGAACAGGTTCTCAGGCAAACCGATCACAGCGTCAAGCACGTTCTCCTCGATGAGCTTCTGACGGATTCTTCCTTCGGCGCCGCCACGGAAAAGGACGCCATGTGGGACGATGACGCCCACCCGTCCCTCGCGTGGCTTCGCCGTCTCCACCATGTGCGTTATGAACGCGAAATCCGCCTTGCTCTTGGGTGGGAGCCCGCGCCAGTAGCGCTTGAAACGGTCCTGATCGGCGAGCTCGTGGCCCCACTTGTCGAGGGAGAAGGGCGGATTCGCCACGACGACGTCGAAGCGGATGAGCTGGTCGCCTTCGATAAGGAGCGGGTTGTTCAGGGTGTCGCCCCAGACGATTTTCGCGTCGTCCTCCTTATGCAGGAACATGTTCATCTTGCATAGCGCCCACGTGCTTCCGTTCACTTCCTGGCCATAGAGCGAATAATCATGATTGCCCTTGATTTCGTGAGCGACCTCGTTGAGCAAAGAGCCTGATCCGCACGCTGGATCGCATATTCGAGACCCTGGCTTCGGCTTGAGCAATTTGCCCAAGAGCTTCGAGACCATTTCCGGCGTGTAGAACTCGCCACCCTTCTTGCCAGCACCGCTGGCGAAGTTCTTGATGAGATACATATAGGCGTTGCCGAGCAACTCCAAGTCAACCCGGCTGGGCCTTACATCGAGGCCGCTGAAATCCTCAAGCAGGTTCTTGAGGCGACGATTCCTGTCTTTGGTTTCGCCAAGGTTGTCGCTATTGAAGCTGATCTTCCGGAACACCCCCTCGAGCTTTTGCCGGTTGGCATCTTCAATGTGCTCCAAGGCGATGTCGATCAGCTCGCCGACATTATCGCGATCGCGGTTCTTGTAGAGGTAATCAAAGTCGCTTCGCTCGGGCAAGACGAACCGCTCACGGGCCAGCTGCCGCTCGATCATCTCCACGTTTCCACCATAGCGAGCTTCGAGCTCCGCCCGACGCTCCTTGGCGACGTCCGAGAGGTACTTCAAGAAGAGCATCACGAGGATGTAGTTCTTGTAGTCGCTCGGATCGATGACCCCGCGGAAGGTATCGCACGCCTTCCAGAGAGTCGAGTTCAGTTCTTCCTGGGTGATCGGTTTCATTGCTTTGTGATTTGCCTCAGGGCGGCGGCCTCGAGAGCGGCTTCAATTTGCTGGTCGCGTAGAGATTCCAAATGACCCACGAGGTTCCGCTCTTGCCGGCGAAGGCTCTGCACGTCGGCAACGCGCTTCTGGGTCTCCATGGTGGCTAGGGGCAGTTCTAAGCGCGCCAACGTCTCCTTGGAGACGGTGGGGATGTATGAGCCGCGGGCCTCGTTGGCTAGCTTCTCCTGGACCTCGTCACGGTTGATCCACCACGCAAGGTAATCGGGCAGTGCGTCATCAGCTTGGAGCCTGAACACATAGAGTGGTGCCGTGGCGACGATGGGACCGTCAAGGCCTTGAATCACCGCCGCTTTATAATTTGCACCTCTCGGGCGAAGAAGGATATCGCCTGGATTCAGGACATAGCGCCACAGTCGGTCGCCCAGATCCATTCGTGCGAGCTTGTCATAAGCGATCCCCTCATCGGTGACGTCGCCGAGAGTGATGAGACGATGGGGCGCTTCGGGCACATCCGTGATGGCAGACCTGACCTGAAAGCCAGTCCGCAGTTCACCGAGGGATCCAAGCGTAACAATGTGCGCCACAAGGCCATTATACGCACTGTCTGCTATAGTCATGTCAAATGTGCATGGTAATTTTGAAGAAAATCATTTTCGCGATTGACAGGCCTTAACCCCTGGCGGTACAGTTCTAATCGTTGGAGTCGGCTGAGAAGCCACAAAGACTGCGGTAGCAGCCGCACAAATGAAAGCGGGGGCTCGAAAGAGCCCCCACGACAAATCGACATCCGCTGGTAGCAGCCAGCGACACGACTAGTTCCGCCCCGGAGGGGCAAACTAGGTACAGGGTGGCACAACTACATGGTCACCGTCAACCTGGTTCCCGCCGTGGCTCTCGTCTTATGCCGACCGATAGGGGCCGGCGGGAGAATTCAATGGCAGTCTATAAATACAGCTCGTACGTGAAAACGTCGACGAGCGACGCGTTTGACACAATCTATGAACCCGGTTCGAAGCCCGCGCATTCGGGCATTTACCGTTGCGAGGGCTGCGGCAAGGAGATTTCGCACAATGCAGGTGTCTCGTTGCCGCCCCAGAACCACCATCAGCACACCGTAGCCCAAGGCAAGGTGCGTTGGCGGATGAGCGTGTACGCTGAGACCAACGGCTAGCTCTTACAACACGGTCCAGAACGTCCCCGATCGTCTACGACGACTGGGGGCGTTCTGGCATGTGGCGTACTTGTGGGTCAATTCGTGGGTTAGTTCTAGCCGTTAAAAGCCGTGGACCTCAGCGGAAAAGCGCATGCAGTCTTGGCGGCATCTTCTGAGCTCTGTAGATTTGAATCAAATCGTTCTCCAAACCTACACAAATCATGGCGGCCTCGGAGGGACTCGAACCCCCGACGCCCTCCTTAGGACGGAGGCGCTCTATCCTCTGAGCTACGAGGCCGCAGTTTCATGAGATTACCTGGGGAAGCAGGGCGAGGCGGGGCACAATTCCTGGGTGGAACGAATCCCTGAATCCGATTGGAAGGTGCTGCGTCAGCTCGCGCTGGTCGCTCTCGATCGGCTCTGCGCCCAAATCGTCGGCGAAATCACGGTGATCGCCTCGAACGAGGCGATCACGATGCACGAACGGTTTGGTGAGATATACGGGTTGATTGGAGATCGAAACAAGGACATCGCAAGGACCTTCGATGGGCCGAGCCGATCAAGTGCGCCGCTAAAGCTTCTCCAAATGAGGTCGTTGGACCTCGTTTCGGACGAGGAACTCGGCGGTTCTCCGAGGATGTTCGGGCGTTTATCCAACGAGTCCTAGCTTAGCGACTGCCCGTACGCGTCGCCGATACCGAGCAATTGCATGCGCACCGGGTCGCCGCTTGAGCGGGCGGCGTCCAGCAGCCGCGGCGAGGGCTCGTAGCCGGGCCACATCTTCATCCAGAAGTGGCCGTAGTTGTAGATCAGCACCCGCCGGGGGCGGTCGGAGTCGTTGTTCACCGCGCAGTGGTACACCCGTCCGTTGAACAGATATGCGGTTCCCGCGCGCCCGGTCATCTGGACCATCCCCGGCATCTCCCGGGGATCCGAAACCGACGGAAAACGAAAATCCAAGGGAAACCGGTGGGAGCCCGGCACCATGGCCGTCCCGCCCGAGTTCTCGTCCACGTCGGATAGAAGAAAAAACACCTTTACCATCATCACCGACAGCGGGTGGTACACCCCGCGCATCCCCACATCGTGGTGCCAGCCGGCGTGCGTTCGCGGCGTCCGCGGCGGGGTGATGAAGAAGTCGTTGTCGATCATCATCACGTCCTCGCCCAGGATTTCCCGAACGAGCGGAAACACCGAGGGATGCCAGAGCAGGCTCAATAATTCGTCGTCGTACTCGATGGGAGACTGGATCTGATCGAGAACTTCGCTCCTAACGCCGGGCAGTGAGAAGTCATCCTTCCATTTCTCGTACGCCCCACTGGCTGCCGATTGGATTCGCGCGAGATGCTCCGGGGACAACGCGTTTGCGATGGTTAGGAACCCGTTCGACTCCAAAAAGATTCGCTGCTCGTCGGTCACCGATTTATCATAGTCGCCAATCGATCTGGTAAACCCGATCGAGGTGAGGCGCACGTTCTGGCTCCAAGATCGGGTCCTATTCCAAGGCGTGGCGCTCGGAGTTTGTGCGTTTCTCCTCGCTGGTCCATTCTCGAAATTTCTCCACGACAGTTCGACCCATCCTCCCGTCGATCAGGCGTTCCGGTTCCTTCTTAGCTTTATGGGCGTGTTCCTGGTCGCGTCGCACCTGGTTCCCCGCGTCGTCGTCGACGATGACGGAATCGCCGTGTACGACATGTTGAACCGCCGGCAGCTCCAGCTTAGGTTCGACCAGATCG
This window encodes:
- a CDS encoding PIN domain-containing protein, yielding MLDTNVLRSDPKRKSAPFSVLGKLVQLDEVTIHLPDVASREFESHLVENHCAPLRNAVANARNAMKSAGSHFPTDPAPIVDTLQSAVDGAARWITDEYAAWLKSHKVVLHSVAYHHGANVVDGYFAGHSPFKHIKEREGFPDGFIFEVVKDLATTHKPLHIVTADKALKKAVGNLAEVSQHASLETFVKLPDFHKALVGPELMPSLRKLENEILALVHSKMEAEVEGYSFSSRLIPSDDNEAVISMYDVPADIGLDWEEVEDFGGGVVAIPFSFEMEVYADFYIYKSDYYTMGLDEMESISVTSYDNDHYYEGQRIMNVEVTGRIAVTVDLDKFDGSPESLEKLLTEDSVEVSEIEDVIATGEDEEW
- a CDS encoding type I restriction-modification system subunit M, producing MKPITQEELNSTLWKACDTFRGVIDPSDYKNYILVMLFLKYLSDVAKERRAELEARYGGNVEMIERQLARERFVLPERSDFDYLYKNRDRDNVGELIDIALEHIEDANRQKLEGVFRKISFNSDNLGETKDRNRRLKNLLEDFSGLDVRPSRVDLELLGNAYMYLIKNFASGAGKKGGEFYTPEMVSKLLGKLLKPKPGSRICDPACGSGSLLNEVAHEIKGNHDYSLYGQEVNGSTWALCKMNMFLHKEDDAKIVWGDTLNNPLLIEGDQLIRFDVVVANPPFSLDKWGHELADQDRFKRYWRGLPPKSKADFAFITHMVETAKPREGRVGVIVPHGVLFRGGAEGRIRQKLIEENVLDAVIGLPENLFFGTGIPAAILIFDRSREPGGENAGRTDVVFIDASRDFQAGKNQNYLRESDIEAIAAVYHGREERPKYSRRVPVAEISENDFNLNIPRYIDTFEEAAPVDLKALQVEIDRLEGELVEVRTKLRDHLRELEVI
- a CDS encoding phytanoyl-CoA dioxygenase family protein: MTDEQRIFLESNGFLTIANALSPEHLARIQSAASGAYEKWKDDFSLPGVRSEVLDQIQSPIEYDDELLSLLWHPSVFPLVREILGEDVMMIDNDFFITPPRTPRTHAGWHHDVGMRGVYHPLSVMMVKVFFLLSDVDENSGGTAMVPGSHRFPLDFRFPSVSDPREMPGMVQMTGRAGTAYLFNGRVYHCAVNNDSDRPRRVLIYNYGHFWMKMWPGYEPSPRLLDAARSSGDPVRMQLLGIGDAYGQSLS